The nucleotide sequence TGCTCGAGTCGGTGCGATGCCACCTCGAACTGCATCGGCCCCACCGCCGCCAGCATGGGGGCCTGATCGCCGAGGTCCTGATCGCGCAGCACCTGCACCACACCTTCCTCATCGAGTTGCGCAATGCCCCGCCGGAACTGCTTGAAACGCCCGGTGTCGATTACCCGAGCGATCACGAAATGCTCGGGCGCGAACTCGGGCAATCGCGGGAACTCCACCGGCCCGTCGAGATACAGCGCGTCACCCACTTTTACATCGGTGGCGTTCACCAATCCGATCACATCACCGGGCCAGGCTTCCTCGATGGTGTCGCGTTCCTGCCCGAACACCGAGTGGGCGTATTTGGTGGCGAAGGGCTTTCCGGTGGGTTCGTGGGTAACCACCATCCCCCGTTCGAACTTGCCCGAGCACACCCGCACGAAGGCGATGCGGTCGCGGTGACTGGGGTCCATATTGGCTTGCACCTTGAAAGCGAACGCCGAGAACGGGGCGTCGAGCGGCCGGGCGTGGCCCTCCACGTCCAGGCGCGGCTGCGGAGGAGGGGCGAGATCAATGACCGCATCCAGCAGCAGGCGCACGCCAAAGTTCGTGAGCGCCGAGCCAAAGAACACCGGGGTGACCTCCCCGTTGCGGAAGCGTTCCGGGTCGGCGTGAGCCCCCACCTCGTCGAGCAAGCCAATTTCATCGGCGGCCACCCGCCAGGCGTCACCTTCCTCGACGGCCGCATCGGCGGCCTCCACCACCTCCTCGCCTGCTTCGGTGGCGCCCCGAGCGGTGCGGGTGAAGCGCACATAGGTCCCGCTCCGTCGATCCACCACACCGCGAAAATCGCCGGCAATACCCACCGGCCAGGTCACCGGCGTGGGCACGATCGCCAGTTGGGCCTCCACCTGATCAAGTAACTCCAGAGGATCGCGCCCGGGCCGATCCCACTTGTTGATGAAGGTGAGTAACGGGAGGTTCCACTCGCGACATACCTCGAACAATTTGAGGGTCTGCGCTTCGATGCCTTTGGCGGCATCAAGCACCATGATGGCGGCATCGGCGGCGGCCAACACCCGATAGGTGTCCTCCGAGAAATCGCGGTGACCGGGGGTGTCGAGCAGATTGAGGACACAGTTGCGATAGGGGAACTGCAGCACGGTGGAGGTGATGGAGATCCCGCGCTTCTGCTCCATCTCCATCCAGTCCGAGGTCACTCGCCGCCGCTCGCCACGCGCCTTGACCGCCCCGGCCGACTGCAGCGCGCCGCCGTAGAGGAGAAACTTCTCGGTGAGGGTGGTCTTGCCCGCATCGGGATGACTGATGATGGCGAAGGTCCGCCGCCGGGCGGCTTCGTCATGGGGCTCCAACATGAGAACAGTCCACCCGATGGGGCTCGGTGAGAGCGAACCCACACCCGAGGGCGACGTCGCCGTGTTGGTGGCGGTGGCACCAGAGTCTCGGTCTCCACCGATGGTCTAGGTTTCTGGCGCACCCGCGATTGCCTGAGAAAAGGGAGAGGTCAAGCGGAATGGGGGACTCCGAAAACTCGCCGCCACCCACTCCCTTTGTTGCGCTGGTGCGACGACTCACCGACACCCTGAGCCCCCTCGTGTTCCTCACGGCTCTGGCCGTGGTGGTGTGGCACCCCACGGTGGGCATCATCCTGCAAGGGGCCCTCGTCGGGGGCATCAGCGCCCTACTCGCCGTGGGTATCGCCCTGATTTATCGGGCCAACCGGATCGTGAACTTTGCCCAGGGCGACCTGGGCGTAGTCCCGGCGATCTTGGCCATCCTCCTACTGGCCCCGGACCAGCCGGGCGGACCACCGGACTGGATGACCGGTCTGCCCTATCTCGTGGCCCTGGGCGTGGGGCTCGGGGCGGCCATCGTCCTGGGTTTCCTGGTGCAGAAGTTGTTCATCCTGCGCTTCTCTCGATCGCCCCGGCTCATTTTGACGGTGGCCACGATCGGCATCGCGCAACTACTCGCTGCCCTCGCTCTGTTCATGCCGGGGTGGTTCGGATTCGAAGCACTCGGCGCCCCCCAGATCACTCCACCCTTCGACATCACCGCCAACCTCGGCGGCGTGGTGTTCGACAACAACGATCTGATGGTGTTCTTCCTCGTCCCGCTACTCCTGGGGGGCTTGGCCTGGTTCCTGCGGACCACCCGGGTTGGCATGGCCATTCGGGCCGTGGCCGAACGATCGGACCGAGCGGCCATGCTCGGCATCCCCGTCGGGAGGATCCAGACCACCGTGTGGATCATGACCAGCGTGCTGGCCTTCGCCACGGTGTTTCTCCGGGCCGGCGTGATCAGCGTGCCCATCGGCACCGTGCTGGGGGTCACGGTTTTGGTCCGGGCGTTGGCTGCGGCCGTGATCGGGCGCATGGACAACTTCCCCCGTATCACTGCTGCGGCGGTGGGCCTGGGGATCGTGGAGCAGTCCATCGTGTACTCCACTGGGAGAGACATCTACGTCTTTCCGGTGATCTTCGTCATCATCGTGGTCGCCATCGCCGTGAACCGTCGGCGTCGCGGGAATCGCGTCGACGATGACATCGTGTCTACCTGGCAAGCGGTCCGAGAGATCCGTCCGATCCCTGGCGAACTGCGCCGCCTGCCGGAAATCCAGGCCGTTCGCTACGCCCTCCTTGGCTTCGTGGGCCTCACGGCGATCGCCCTGCCCTTCCTGCTCCCGGCGGGAAAACTTTCGATCGCTACCGACACCGCCATC is from Acidimicrobiia bacterium and encodes:
- a CDS encoding peptide chain release factor 3 produces the protein MLEPHDEAARRRTFAIISHPDAGKTTLTEKFLLYGGALQSAGAVKARGERRRVTSDWMEMEQKRGISITSTVLQFPYRNCVLNLLDTPGHRDFSEDTYRVLAAADAAIMVLDAAKGIEAQTLKLFEVCREWNLPLLTFINKWDRPGRDPLELLDQVEAQLAIVPTPVTWPVGIAGDFRGVVDRRSGTYVRFTRTARGATEAGEEVVEAADAAVEEGDAWRVAADEIGLLDEVGAHADPERFRNGEVTPVFFGSALTNFGVRLLLDAVIDLAPPPQPRLDVEGHARPLDAPFSAFAFKVQANMDPSHRDRIAFVRVCSGKFERGMVVTHEPTGKPFATKYAHSVFGQERDTIEEAWPGDVIGLVNATDVKVGDALYLDGPVEFPRLPEFAPEHFVIARVIDTGRFKQFRRGIAQLDEEGVVQVLRDQDLGDQAPMLAAVGPMQFEVASHRLEHEFGAPTELNPTTWRVARKTDESSTASLRALHGVAVYARADGTRYALFESPYWLARVEGDHPELLLERLVAEGTAG